The proteins below come from a single Verrucomicrobiia bacterium genomic window:
- the trxB gene encoding thioredoxin-disulfide reductase, whose product MENVVIIGTGCAGLTAAIYTARANLNPVVLTGSLPGGLLTTTSVVENYPGFPEGVDGFELMERMQKQAERFGARLRYASVVDLDVSRRPFVLTLDDGTLEARSVIIASGAGHRRLGLPSEDKLEKKGVTYCATCDGALPVFRHRPLVVVGGGDSACEEALYLTRFGSVVYLVHRRDQLRASKIMAQRALAHPKIQPVWDSVITEILDVAQDKVTGVRLKNVKTGAEQTLECAGVFVAIGHVPNTAAFKGKIQMDAEGYIVPVRGTATNVEGIFAAGDCVDRVYRQAITAAGQGCAAAIECERFLSAQA is encoded by the coding sequence ATGGAAAATGTGGTGATTATTGGAACCGGCTGCGCGGGTTTGACGGCAGCCATCTACACGGCACGGGCCAACTTGAATCCGGTGGTTTTGACCGGCAGCCTGCCCGGGGGGTTGTTGACCACCACCAGCGTGGTGGAGAACTATCCGGGGTTTCCGGAGGGCGTGGACGGTTTTGAGCTGATGGAGCGGATGCAGAAGCAGGCCGAGCGCTTTGGCGCGCGTCTGCGTTATGCCAGCGTGGTGGATTTGGACGTGAGCCGCCGGCCCTTTGTGCTGACCCTGGACGACGGCACGCTGGAAGCGCGCTCGGTGATCATCGCCAGCGGGGCGGGGCATCGGCGGCTGGGCCTGCCCAGTGAGGACAAGCTGGAAAAGAAAGGGGTGACTTACTGCGCCACGTGCGACGGCGCGCTGCCGGTGTTTCGCCACCGGCCGCTGGTGGTGGTGGGCGGCGGCGATTCCGCCTGTGAGGAGGCGCTGTACCTGACCCGCTTCGGTTCGGTGGTGTATCTGGTGCATCGGCGGGATCAATTGCGCGCCTCCAAAATCATGGCCCAGCGCGCCCTGGCCCACCCCAAAATCCAGCCCGTGTGGGACTCGGTCATCACCGAGATTCTGGATGTGGCGCAGGACAAGGTGACCGGCGTGCGATTGAAGAACGTCAAGACTGGCGCCGAGCAAACGCTGGAATGCGCCGGGGTGTTTGTGGCCATTGGGCATGTGCCCAACACGGCGGCTTTCAAGGGCAAAATCCAGATGGACGCCGAGGGATACATCGTGCCGGTGCGCGGCACGGCCACCAATGTGGAGGGGATTTTTGCGGCCGGGGACTGCGTGGATCGCGTGTATCGCCAGGCCATCACCGCCGCCGGCCAGGGCTGTGCCGCGGCCATCGAATGCGAGCGCTTTCTTTCGGCGCAAGCCTGA
- a CDS encoding rhodanese-like domain-containing protein — MKLQITPRELAEQLQSPHPPKLLDVREPEEYAIVRLEGARLIPLGELLLRHAELADWKDEEIVVYCHHGLRSLSAISQLRHLGFAKLRNLAGGIDRWSREVDPSAPRY, encoded by the coding sequence GTGAAACTGCAAATCACGCCCCGCGAGCTGGCCGAGCAGCTCCAATCCCCGCACCCGCCCAAACTCCTGGATGTGCGCGAGCCGGAGGAATACGCCATTGTCCGGCTGGAGGGGGCGCGGCTGATTCCGCTGGGCGAATTGCTGCTGCGTCATGCGGAGCTGGCGGACTGGAAGGACGAGGAAATCGTGGTGTACTGCCATCATGGCCTGCGCAGCCTGAGCGCCATCAGCCAACTGCGGCATTTGGGCTTTGCGAAATTGCGCAACCTGGCCGGCGGCATTGACCGCTGGTCTCGCGAAGTGGATCCCTCCGCCCCGCGTTATTGA
- a CDS encoding arabinan endo-1,5-alpha-L-arabinosidase produces MQRWILAVLLAALAGAGVSTLRAGAGPRWEGGAEPPAHDPSTIIQCGPYYWFFATGVGLRSWFSSNLVSWQEGPRVWPQMPAWVTNIVPGHRGHFWAPDIIAVSNRFLLYYSISSWGKNRSAIALASNATLDPQDGRFQWKDEGVVLESFPTNDFNAIDPAVTRDAEGRLWMSFGSFWSGIKLVELDPATGKRRAPHAPLYALARAPEIEAPYIHRRGEYYYLFVNWNLCCRGTNSTYNLRVGRSPRITGPYRDQAGVDMNQGGGTLLLESRGHVIGPGHAGIITVGGRDWLNFHFYDARRRGTATLGLRRLEWGADGWPRVTEETPSGAAPPQ; encoded by the coding sequence ATGCAACGCTGGATTCTGGCGGTTCTCCTGGCCGCCCTGGCCGGGGCCGGAGTTTCAACCCTCCGGGCCGGGGCCGGCCCGCGGTGGGAGGGCGGCGCCGAGCCGCCGGCGCATGATCCCTCCACCATCATTCAATGTGGCCCGTACTACTGGTTTTTTGCCACCGGCGTGGGGCTGCGCTCGTGGTTTTCCAGCAACCTTGTCTCCTGGCAGGAAGGCCCGCGCGTCTGGCCGCAGATGCCCGCCTGGGTGACCAACATCGTGCCCGGACACCGCGGCCATTTCTGGGCGCCCGATATCATCGCCGTCTCCAACCGCTTTCTGCTTTATTACTCGATTTCAAGCTGGGGGAAAAACCGCTCCGCCATTGCGCTGGCGAGCAACGCCACCCTGGACCCGCAGGACGGGCGTTTTCAGTGGAAAGATGAAGGGGTGGTCCTCGAATCGTTCCCCACCAATGATTTCAACGCCATTGACCCCGCCGTGACCCGCGATGCTGAGGGCCGCTTGTGGATGAGTTTTGGCTCCTTCTGGAGCGGCATCAAGCTGGTGGAATTGGATCCCGCCACCGGCAAACGCCGCGCCCCCCATGCGCCGCTTTATGCGCTCGCCCGCGCCCCGGAAATTGAGGCCCCCTACATCCACCGGCGCGGAGAGTATTATTATTTGTTCGTGAACTGGAACCTGTGCTGCCGCGGCACCAACAGCACTTACAACCTGCGCGTCGGCCGCAGCCCGCGCATCACCGGCCCCTACCGTGACCAGGCGGGGGTGGACATGAATCAGGGCGGCGGCACTTTGCTGCTGGAGAGCCGGGGACACGTTATTGGCCCCGGCCATGCCGGCATCATTACCGTGGGCGGGCGGGACTGGCTGAACTTCCATTTTTATGACGCCCGCCGCCGGGGCACGGCCACGTTGGGCCTGCGCCGCCTGGAATGGGGGGCTGATGGCTGGCCCAGGGTGACCGAGGAAACCCCCAGCGGCGCGGCGCCCCCTCAATAA
- a CDS encoding Mrp/NBP35 family ATP-binding protein yields MLTQDDVLKALKAVKYPGYSRDIVSFGLVKHLQVTPEAVAVHLEMTSARPDVAAQLKADCERVLQQLPGIRTVAVDVRMAGGGGTGAPANPWAGQARVPGIERIVAVASGKGGVGKSTCSANLACALQREGLRVGLLDCDIYGPTIPLMMGTRQRPTITPDEKLLPPAAHGVKLMSIGFLLDDDQPVIWRGPMIVKTIQQFLVQVEWGTLDYLIVDLPPGTGDAQLTLCQTVPLDGGVVVTTPQEASLGVVRKGIAMFDKVHVPVLGLIENMSYFLAPDGRRLEIFGHGGGRQEAQRKGLPFLGEIPIFIEIREGGDQGIPVVVGRPGTAAAQAFIAVARAIHAQVEQRRQAAAG; encoded by the coding sequence CATTGTCTCCTTTGGCCTGGTCAAGCACCTGCAGGTCACCCCGGAGGCCGTGGCCGTGCATCTGGAAATGACCTCCGCCCGCCCGGACGTGGCCGCCCAGCTCAAGGCCGACTGCGAGCGCGTGCTGCAACAGCTTCCCGGCATCCGGACCGTTGCCGTGGATGTGCGCATGGCCGGCGGCGGCGGCACCGGTGCGCCGGCCAATCCTTGGGCGGGTCAGGCCCGCGTCCCCGGCATCGAACGCATTGTGGCCGTGGCCAGTGGCAAGGGCGGCGTGGGCAAATCCACCTGCTCCGCCAATCTCGCCTGCGCCCTCCAACGCGAGGGATTGCGGGTGGGCCTGCTGGATTGTGACATCTACGGCCCCACCATCCCCCTGATGATGGGCACCCGCCAGCGCCCCACCATCACTCCGGATGAGAAGCTCCTGCCGCCCGCCGCGCATGGCGTCAAACTCATGTCCATCGGTTTTCTCCTCGATGACGACCAGCCCGTCATTTGGCGCGGCCCGATGATCGTCAAAACCATCCAGCAATTCCTGGTTCAAGTGGAGTGGGGCACGCTGGATTATCTCATCGTGGACCTGCCTCCTGGCACGGGCGACGCCCAGCTCACGCTCTGCCAGACCGTGCCCCTCGATGGCGGCGTGGTGGTCACCACCCCGCAAGAGGCTTCGTTGGGAGTCGTCCGCAAGGGCATCGCCATGTTTGATAAAGTCCATGTCCCCGTGCTCGGCCTCATTGAAAACATGAGCTACTTTCTCGCCCCCGATGGCCGGCGTCTGGAAATCTTTGGGCACGGGGGCGGCCGCCAGGAGGCCCAGCGCAAAGGCCTGCCCTTTTTAGGCGAAATCCCCATTTTCATTGAGATTCGTGAAGGTGGCGATCAAGGCATCCCGGTGGTGGTGGGCCGTCCCGGCACCGCCGCCGCCCAGGCCTTCATCGCCGTGGCCCGGGCCATACACGCCCAGGTGGAACAACGCCGGCAGGCGGCCGCCGGGTAA